The proteins below come from a single Papaver somniferum cultivar HN1 chromosome 11, ASM357369v1, whole genome shotgun sequence genomic window:
- the LOC113320732 gene encoding uncharacterized protein LOC113320732, which produces MGKRVYGLGGKICLLLVLASAILSFGLDEVSISRENDLEIERKLEMLNKPAVKSIQSEDGDVIDCVDIYKQPSLDHPALKNHKIQIKPTITHPKTASKNNASRPVSQIWQKSGSCPEGTIPIRRIQKQDLLRAGSLDRYGRKSPYVFNNPNNTLYDITPNNTHNFHNLNQAGASNNVFVNRSIAVLLTLGYHYIGARGDINVWNPQVEKPDEYTTAQIWVVNGDHFAETAEAGWMVNPTVYGDTATRFFVYWTADASQKTGCFDLMCQGFVQTNSEIVLGGKLDPYSSFEGDQYQLPLFMYWDKNTQNWWLEINGKQVGYWPSELYGVLKLSAVAVQWGGEVYSKTIMHRNVNHTSTKMGNGIEALYHFSAWIKNTKIIDYSAVEKYPEWVHEYMDEPDCYSSFNWVEYVKEPLLFFGPG; this is translated from the exons ATGGGGAAAAGAGTCTATGGATTAGGAGGAAAAATCTgtttgttgctagtactagcttCTGCTATTTTAAGTTTTGGATTAGATGAAGTGAGTATATCTAGAGAAAATGATTTGGAAATCGAAAGAAAATTAGAGATGTTGAATAAACCGGCAGTAAAGAGCATTCAG AGTGAAGATGGTGATGTCATCGACTGTGTTGATATCTACAAACAACCTTCTTTGGATCATCCTGCTCTCAAAAATCATAAGATTCAG ATCAAACCAACTATCACTCATCCCAAAACCGCATCGAAGAATAATGCATCCAGACCGGTATCACAAATTTGGCAGAAAAGTGGAAGTTGCCCAGAAGGGACAATCCCTATACGAAGGATCCAAAAGCAGGACTTGCTCAGAGCTGGTTCTCTTGATAGATATGGAAGGAAAAGTCCATATGTTTTCAATAATCCTAACAACACACTATATGATATAACTCCTAATAACACACATAACTTCCATAATCTTAATCAAGCGGGAGCGTCAAATAATGTTTTTGTCAACCGTTCG ATAGCAGTTTTACTCACTCTTGGGTATCATTACATTGGAGCTAGGGGAGATATAAATGTTTGGAATCCACAAGTTGAAAAGCCAGATGAATACACTACCGCTCAAATATGGGTTGTAAATGGTGACCACTTTGCGGAAACTGCAGAAGCTGGATGGATG GTAAATCCTACTGTTTACGGCGATACAGCAACACGGTTTTTTGTATATTggact GCCGATGCATCTCAGAAAACAGGTTGCTTTGACCTAATGTGCCAAGGCTTTGTGCAAACTAACAGTGAGATTGTCCTTGGTGGTAAACTGGATCCATATTCAAGTTTTGAAGGAGACCAATATCAATTACCTCTTTTCATGTACTGG GACAAGAACACGCAAAACTGGTGGTTAGAGATAAACGGCAAACAAGTAGGATATTGGCCATCTGAATTATATGGAGTCTTAAAACTAAGTGCAGTAGCGGTTCAGTGGGGAGGAGAAGTCTACTCTAAAACTATAATGCACAGAAATGTGAATCACACATCAACAAAAATGGGTAATGGAATTGAAGCATTGTATCATTTTTCAGCATGGATCAAGAATACCAAGATTATTGATTATTCTGCAGTCGAAAAGTATCCTGAATGGGTTCATGAATACATGGATGAACCTGATTGTTACAGTTCTTTTAACTGGGTTGAGTACGTCAAGGAACCTCTTCTTTTTTTTGGGCCGGGGTAG